AAAAATAACGTCTTAACCAGCGCTATTTTAGATTTAAGAGTTTACTTTTAAAATCTGAAATGGTAGGCTGGTTTTTGATAACTATATTGCGTATTTGAGGAGTGAAACACATTGGCTGAAGATAAGACATATCCAATGACAGAAGAAGGCAAGGTCAAGCTGGAAAAAGAGCTTGAAGACCTTCGAATTAATCAACGTCCAGAAATTATTAATCGTATTAAGATCGCACGTAGCTACGGTGATTTATCAGAAAACTCTGAGTATGAATCAGCAAAGAATGAACAAAGCTTGCTAGAAAACCGGATTAAGACGGTTGAACACATGCTTCAATATGCTGAAATCATCGATAGTGACAAGATTGACGAAACGGAAGTCTCCGTTGGTAAAATCGTGACGTTCAAAGAATTACCTGATGAAGAACCAGAAAGCTACACCATTGTTGGTGCTGCCGAAGCTGATCCAATGGTTGGCAAGATTTCTAATGATTCCCCGATCGCCAAGGGCTTGATTGGGCATCACGTTGATGAAGAAGTTGCCATCAACATTCCAGCCGGTACCATGACGGTTAAAATTTTGAAGGTTGAAAACGCGTAATTTTATGCTTAAGACTGTTTTGAGGTAGCGGATACCTTGAAACAGTCTTTTTTGGTGGTTTAGAAGCGCGATTACTGATTACCAGCCACTATTTAACGAACGTTACTGAACAAGCACGTTTGCGTGTGAGTTCGGAATTCAAGCAAAACACCCGCTTATCTGCACAAAGCAGGTAAACGGGTGAGTAAATTGGACGTGTTACATTTTTTTAGCATTTACTATGATTAAAACATGCCAGTTGTGTAGGTTCGAAAACAGCCAGCTTAGACCCGCTGGAAACAGCTCGAACTCGCGTAGACTTTTGTTGTGGGTTCGTCCTACGCCGACCTCCAGGCATTTCTGCCAATTGCCGGAACGTGGTGGGCACAGATTTGAGCCGAAACACCACGTCTCAAATACTGGCCTTTCACTAACCAAGCAAAGGACGCTTGCTAAGTGAAATTTCACCACTGGGCATTGTCAGAAACGCCTTCCAGTCGGGATAGTATTCGAATGGCAGACGGTGAGGTACCCAACTTT
This Lactiplantibacillus plantarum DNA region includes the following protein-coding sequences:
- the greA gene encoding transcription elongation factor GreA — its product is MAEDKTYPMTEEGKVKLEKELEDLRINQRPEIINRIKIARSYGDLSENSEYESAKNEQSLLENRIKTVEHMLQYAEIIDSDKIDETEVSVGKIVTFKELPDEEPESYTIVGAAEADPMVGKISNDSPIAKGLIGHHVDEEVAINIPAGTMTVKILKVENA